The Sphingobium sp. JS3065 sequence CAACGGCTTTCATGGCATGACGCTGGGCGCGCTTGCCTGCACCGGCAATGCGGCCAAGCGCGGCGGCGCGGGCGTACCGCTCGCTCATGTCGCGCATGAACCCTATGACGGCTATCACGGACCGGAGGTAGACACCGCCGAGTTGCTGGAGCGGCGACTTTCCGATCCTTCGAGCGGCCTTGACGCCCCCGCCGCCATACTGGTGGAAACCGTGCAGGGTGAAGGCGGCCTCAACGCCGCATCGCCCGAATGGCTGCGCAGGATCAATGCCATAGCCAAGCGGCACGGCGCATTGATGATCGTGGACGACATTCAGGCGGGTTGCGGCCGCACGGGGAGCTTTTTCAGCTTCGAGGGCATGGGCTTCACCCCCGATATCGTCACCATGGCCAAGTCACTGTCGGGCATGGGCCTGCCCTTCGCGCTCACGCTGTTCCGGCCTGAACTGGATCAATGGGCGCCGGGGGAACATAACGGCACTTTCCGCGGCAATAACCATGCCTTCGTCACCGCCAGCGCGGCGCTGCGCCATTTCTGGAGCGACCGGCGATTTGAGCAGGACATCGCTCGTCGCGGCGCACTCGTTGCGCGACGGCTGGAGGCGATGGCGGCGCAGCATGGCCTGTCCACCCGCGGCCGGGGCATGATGCGCGGCATCGATGTTGGGTCGGGCGATATCGCCGCCGCCGTCACCACCGCCTGCTTCGAGCGGGGCCTTATCATCGAAACCAGCGGGGCGCATGACGAAATCGTCAAGATCCTTGCCCCCCTCGTCATAGACGACGCCCAGCTTTCGGCCGGCATCGACATATTGGAAACGTGCATAGCCGAAGCATTGGGCGCTCCCTACGGCGTGGCGGCGGAATAAAGGAGATATCATGATCGTTCGCAAACTGCAGGACATCCGTAAATCGGACCGAAATGTGAAGTCGCAACAGTGGGAAAGCGCACGCTTGCTGCTGAAGGACGACAATATGGGCTTTTCCTTCCACATCACGACCATGTATGCGGGTGAGGAAATCCACATGCATTACCAGAACCATCTGGAAGCGGTGCTGGTGCTGAAGGGAAATGGCACCATCGAGGATCTGGGCACGGGCATCACGCACCAGCTTGCGTCGGGTGTCATGTATGCGCTCAACGCGCATGACAGGCACATTGTGCGCCCCACGACCGACATCCTGTGCGCCTGCGTATTCAACCCGCCGGTCACCGGCAGGGAAGTACATGACGAGAACGGCACTTACCCGGCCGAAGCCGACATGATCCGCGCGTCTGCACTGAGTAATTGACCGAAGATGAAAGGGGGAAGTCCCTTGCAAGACATCTACCCATCCCGCCATGCCAAGATGGCGGAGTTTCTGCCGCGCCTCGATCCAGTCGTTCATAGCGCGTGGAGCAAGGACGCGCCAATCGGCAGGGACCAGGCCGCGCAGTTCGAGCGCGACGGCTATCTGGTACTGGAAAATCTGTTTTCCAGCGAGGAGATCGCATTCCTCCAGAGCGAGGCGGGCCAGCTTTTGTCGGACCCGGACGCGCTGGAGGATGAAACGGTGATCAGCGAACCGGGCAGCCGCGAAATCCGTTCGATCTTCCGCATTCACGCGCAAAGCCCGGTCATCGCGAGACTGGCCGCCGACAACAGGCTGGCGAGCGTCGCACGGTTTCTGTTGGGTGACGAGGTCTACATCCACCAGTCGCGCCTCAACTACAAGCCCGGCTTCCAGGGCAAGGAGTTCTACTGGCACAGCGATTTCGAGACCTGGCATGTCGAGGATGGGATGCCGCGCATGCGGGCCCTGTCCATGTCGGTATTGCTGGCGGAAAACATGGCCCATAACGGGCCGCTGATGCTGATCCCCGGATCGCATCGCAGCTTCCTGACCTGCGTCGGGCAAACGCCCGAGGATCATTACCGCATGTCGCTCAAACGGCAGGAATATGGCGTGCCGGACGAGGACAGCCTGGCCGAACTGGCGCACAGGCATGGCATCGTCGCGCCGACGGGCCAGCCAGGGTCGGTCGTGATTTTTGACTGCAACATCATGCACGGATCGAACGGCAATATCACTCCCTTCCCCCGGGCCAACGCCTTTCTGGTCTATAATGCCCTCAGCAACCGGCTCTGTGCACCTTTCGGGGTCGAAAAGCCGCGTCCGGAATTCATCGCAGCGCGAGGCGAGCTGCAGCCGATCGTGCCGGTATCAGGCTCTATGACCGAAAGGACGGGCATGCCAGGCCAGGCCGCTTAAGACATAATGTTCTTGGCCATCAAACCCGTCCGCAGCATTTTGCTGTCCATCTTCATGCTGATGGCGGGCAGCGGCTTTCTGGCGACGCTGATCAGCCTGCGGCTGAATCGGGCCGGCAGCGGCACGATGACGATCGGCATCGTCGCCACCGCTTATTTCGGCGGGCTGATCATCGGGTCGCTGCGCGCGGGAGGCGTGGTCCGGAGGGTGGGACACATCCGCGCCTTCGCTGCCTTCGTCGCGCTGCTGTCGGCGAGTACCCTGTCCTATGTGCTGCTGTCGCATCCGCTGTTCTGGATGCTGCTGCGGCTGGTCGACGGGATGTGCGTCGCGGGCGTGTTCGTGTGCCTTGAAAGCTGGCTTAACGACCGGGCGGAGCCGCAAATGCGCGGCAGCGTGCTGGCCGCCTATATGGTGGCGCTCTACTCCGGCCAGGCTATCGGCCAATTGCTGCTGGGGGCAAGCGGCGCCCTGCCGGCCATTCCATTCCAGCTTGCCTCCATCCTCATTTCGCTGGCAATCATCCCGCTGTGCCTCACGCGCAGTGCCGCACCTGCGCCAGTGGAGGCCAGCGCCTTTTCGATCCGGTCGCTGCTGGCGGCCTCGCCGCTCGGCGCCTGGGGCGCTGTCGCGACGGGCCTGATGCTAGGCGCATTTTATGGGCTGGCGGCCGTGCATGTGAGACGGCTGGGTCTGGATCTGCCCGAAACCGCCAGGTTCATGATGTTCGTCATCCTGGGCGGCGTGGCGCTGCAATGGCCTTTGGGCCGGCTGTCGGATCGACATGACCGCAGGCAGGTGATCATCGGCAGCTTCGCGGCGGCGGCGCTGGTCAGCATGGCGCTGTCGCTCGGCCAGGATGGCCTGTGGCTGACGGGCCTCGGCGCGCTGTTCGGGGGATTGAGCTTCGCGCTCTATCCGCTGTGCGTGGCCCATTGCAACGACCGGCTGCTGGAGACCGAGCGCGTGGCGGCAAGCGGACGGCTGGTGCTTCTCTATTCCCTCGGCGCAGCGCTCGGGCCGCTGCTGGCAGCCGGCGCCATGACCGCTTTTGGAACCGGCGGGTTGTTTCTCTTCATCGCGCTGTGCGCCGGGCTCGCCATGACGGTCGGCTTGTGGCGCCAGCGCGCGTCCGAGCCGGTGCCGGTTAGATATCAGCAGGATTTCCAGGTCCTGCCCCGCACCACGCCCATGGCTTCGCTGCTCGATCCCAACAGCGCAGACGAGACGCTGACCCAAGGACAGACGACATGACCGCGATTTCCAGTCACAGGACGGTAGCCGCCTCCCCCACGACGGCGGGCGACGTCACGTTGCGCCGCGCCATCGCCGCGTCGGCCATGGGCAATGCGACCGAATGGTTCGACTATGGCATCTATGCCTATGGGGTCACCTATATTTCCGCAGCGCTCTTCCCGGGCCCCACGGACGAGGCCGTGCTGTTTGCACTGGCGACCTTCGCGATTTCCTTCCTGGTCCGGCCGCTGGGCGGGCTGTTCTGGGGGCCGCTGGGCGACCGCCTCGGACGCAAGTCGGTCCTGGCGCTCACCATATTGCTGATGTCCGGGGCAACGCTGTGCGTGGGGCTGATCCCGGATCATGCGAGCATCGGCTTATGGGCGCCGGCGCTGCTCATCGCGCTGCGCATGGTGCAGGGCTTTTCGACCGGCGGGGAGTATGGCGGCGCCGCGACCTTCATGGCGGAATATGCGCCCGACGACCGGCGCGGCTTCTACGGCAGCTTTCTGGAGTTCGGGACGCTGGCGGGCTTTTCGCTCGGCGCAGCGCTGATGCTGGGTTTCTCTCTGATGCTGGGAGATACGGCGATGCACGCCTGGGGTTGGCGAATTCCTTTCCTGGTGGCGGCCCCCATGGGACTGGTCGGCATGTATCTGCGCTCGAAGATGGAAGACACGCCGGTCTTCCGCGCGGCCGCGGCGCTGCATGATAGCGGCCCGCCCCCCTCACCCGGCCTGCCGTTGCTGGTGCGGCGGCACTGGCGGCCCATGCTGGTCGTCGGCGGGCTGGTCGTGGCGCTCAACGTCGTCAACTATACGCTGCTCAGCTATATGCCGACCTATCTGCAAAGGCGGATCGGCCTCACAAGCGATCAGGCGCTGATCGTACCGATCATCGGCATGCTGCTGATGATGGCGGCCCTGCCCTTTGCCGGGGCTCTGTCCGACCGGGTTGGGCGGCGAACGATGTGGCGGATGTCGCTTGTCGGCCTGCTGGTCGCGGTCGTGCCGCTCTACATGCTGATGGCGACCGGCCTGATCGGCGCGATCACAGGATTCCTGTTGCTTGGCCTGCTTTATGTGCCGCAGCTTGCGACCATTTCGGCGACCTTCCCTGCATTGTTCCCGACACAGGTGCGCTTCGCGGGCTTCGCCATCGCCTACAATGTTTCCACGAGCATCTTCGGCGGGACCGCGCCGGCGATCGGCAGCGGCCTCATTGGCCTGACCGGCGACGAGCTGATGCCGGCCTATTATATGATCCTGGCCTGCATCGTCGGCTTGCTCGCGCTGCGCTTCATGCCCGAGACGGCGGGCCACTCGCTGCAAGACGATCCTTTCCAGGAGAAGCAGGCTTGATCACCAATCTTCCGGTTTCCAACGACAGCATTTCGACGCTGACCCGCGGCTATGTCACCGAACCATGGATGCAGGGCGGCCTCGCATTCCTGCTGCTGATCCTGTTCGCCTGGGGCGCGAACTGGGTCGCCAAGCGGATCGTGCTGCGGCTTTTGCTACGCCTCCTTGGACAGCTGCCCTTTCATGTCGAGGCCAAGCATATCGGCGCGATCGTGGCACGGCTGTCGAACATCGTGCCCGCACTTATTATTCAAGGCGGCATCGGGGCAGTGCCGCACCTGCCCGTTGAGGCGGCAACATTCGTGCGCAGCCTTTGCACGGCATTCATCGTCCTGACCATCGCCGTCGCCCTCAATGGCTTCCTCGCGCTGCTCAACGATCTCTATCAGCGCCGCCCGGACGCCGCCCACCGGCCGATCAAGGGCTATGTGCAACTGGGCAAGCTGCTTGTCTACGCTGCGGCCGCGATCCTGATCATCGCAGCGCTCATGGACCAGTCGCCGCTCCTGTTGCTGTCTGGCCTTGGCGCCATGGCCGCAGTGCTGATGCTGGTATTCAAGGATACCATATTGTCGCTGGTCGCGTCGGTACAGATCGGGTCGAACGACATGATGCGCGTGGGCGACTGGATCGAGATGCCGCAGTTCAACGCCAATGGAGACGTCATCGACATCGCTCTGCACACGGTCAAGGTCCAGAATTTCGACAAGACGATCACGACCATCCCCACGCACCGGCTGATTTCGGAGAGCTTCCGCAACTGGCGCGGCATGGCGGAGTCGGGTGGACGCCGCATCATGCGTTCACTGATGATCGATCAGGGCAGTGTCCGTTTTCTGGACGAGGACGACATGGACAGCATGGGCCGCTTCTCCGTGCTGCGGCCCTATCTGCAGTCCAAGCAGCGCGAAATCGAGCAGTGGAACGCCGAGCATGGAGCGCACGGCACGATCAATGGCAGGCGGCTGACCAACATCGGCACCTTCCGCGCCTATGTCCTGGTCTATCTGCAATCGCGCCGCGACATCGCACAGGACAAGACCTTGCTCGTGCGCCAGCTCGCTCCGAGCGAAAACGGCCTTCCGCTTGAAATCTACGCCTTTGCAAACAGCACGATATGGGCAGAATATGAGGGAGCCCAGGCGGATATCTTCGATCATCTGCTCGCGATCCTCCCGGAATTCGGGCTGCGACTGTTCCAGCGCCCCGCTGGCGCTGACCTGGCGGCAATGACAGCCGCGTAACTGTCGGGCCCACTGGCGGGAACCTGCATCGCACAGCCGGACGGCTCGTTCGCTCAAGGGTGAAATCAGCCTCGAACGGAACAGTATGGGTCCGTTTTCCGTTAGCCCTTCACCTTCCACATCGATGGGGTGCACCATGGCCGAGACTGTTCCGCCGACCAGAACCGGGTCGCGATGGGCGACAACGCTCATGGGAGGCCTGATCGGGATGATTGGCCTGGTCCTGACGATCGGCGGCGCATGGCTCCTCATCATCGGCGGATCGCCTTATTATCTGATCGCCGGCATGGGCATGCTCGTCTCGGGCTGGCTCTTGTACCAGCGGCGAATGACGGGTGCGTGGCTTTACATGGCCATCGTTGGCGCGACGATCATCTGGGCATTGTGGGAGGTGGGCACGAATGGCTGGGCCCTCGTCCCGCGCGTTATCGCACCCCTGGTGCTGCTGATCGGCGTGCTGCTCGTCATGCCGCTGCTCTCGGTCCGCCCCGACCGGTGGAAGCTGGCGGGCGGAGCGATCGCCGGGATTATTCTGCTCACTGCCCTCACCGGCTTTACGCTGGCGCAGGTCAACGAGCCCAGGGCGCGGCTTGCTCTTTCCGTGCCTTCCACCGCTATGGCGGACCCCGCGCTCCTACAGGCTGGCGCCGACTGGCCTGCCTATGGCGGATCATACAGTGCGCGGCGTTTCTCGCCTCTTGTCCAGATCACACCCGCCAATGTGTCAGCGCTCGAGCAGGTCTGGCTCACGCACACCGGCGATCTTCCCTCGCAAGCCGCCAAGAACACCTATGGTGCGGAGAACACGCCGCTGAAGATCGGCGATACGCTTTATGTCTGCACTCCCAAGAGCATCGTCATCGCGCTCGACCCGCGAACGGGGCGCCAACGCTGGCGCTTCGATCCGCGCGTGCCCGACACAGCCATCCCCTATACCGCCGCCTGCCGGGGCGTAAGCTATTATGCCGTTCCGCAGGCGCGGCCGGATCAGGATTGCGCCACGCGGATCATCTGGGGCACGCTGGATGCGCGCCTGTTTGCCATCGACGCGCGCACCGGCAAGCCATGTCAGGATTTTGGGTCGAACGGGCAGGTAGACAGCAAGATCGGCATGGGCGAAACGCCTTCCGGCTATGTCTCGATCAATTCACCCCCCACGATCGTGCGGGGCGTGGTTGTGACTGGACATCAAGTGCTCGACGGACAGGACCGCTGGGCTCCTTCGGGCGTCATCCGGGGCTTCGATGCCATTACGGGCAAGCTGCGCTGGGCCTGGGACATGATGCATCCCGACTGGAACGGCTATCCTCCGCCTGGACAGACCTGGGCGCGCGGCACACCCAATATGTGGACGATTGCCAGCGCCGATGAGACGCTTGGTCTTGTCTACCTTCCCATGGGCAATGCCGCAGCGGATTATTATAGTGGCCTGCGCCGAGCGCCTGAGAATTTCTATGCCACCTCGCTGGTGGCGCTGGACGTGAACACGGGCAAGCCGCGCTGGCACTTCCAGGCGGTGCGCAAGGACGTGTGGGATTATGACTTTGGCGCACAGGCGACGCTGGTCGACTATCGCGGTACACCCGCGCTGGTACTGCCGAGCAAGCAGGGAGACATCTATATTCTCGACCGGCGCACGGGCAAGCCGCTGACGCCGGTCGGCGTGATGCGCGCGCCGGGCGGCGGCGTGGAGCCCGCCCAAAGGTCGCCTTTCCAAATCTATTCGCGTTGGCACACGCTGCGCAAACCCGACCTGACCGAACGCGACATGTGGGGCATGTCGCCTGTCGACCAGTTGATCTGCCGGATCCAATTCCGGCAGGCAAGCTACAAGGGCTTTTTCACGCCACCGGAAAGCAGGCGGCGTTCGATAGAATATCCTGGCTATAATGGCGGCACAGACTGGGGCGGGATCGCGGTGGATCCGCGGCGCGGCGTGATCGTGGCAAATTATAACGACATGCCCAACTATGTCCGCCTAGTCCCGCGTGCAGAAGCCAACCGCAGGGGATGGGCGCCCCGTCAACAGGCGCGGGGCGATATCGGCGGGGCGGAAGGCGCGGGCGATCCGCAGGCGCATACCCCCTATGCGATTGACGTGAATGCCGGATGGCGCATGAAACTCACCGGCATGCTGTGCAAGCAGCCCCCTTATGGCGGCATCCGCGCGATCGACATGGCGAGCGGCCGCACCATCTGGGATCGTCCTTTCGGCACGGCCCGCACCAACGGCCCGTTCGGCATCCCATCGATGCTGCCGATGACCATCGGCACGCCTAACAATGGCGGCGCCGTCGTCACCGCGAGTGGTCTCATCTTCATCGCGGCGGCCACCGATAATCTGATCCGCGCCATCGACCTGTCGACCGGCAAGACGCTGTGGCAACGCAAGCTGCCAGCGGGCGGGCAGGCAACGCCGATGATCTATGAAGCGGCTGGGCGTGAATATGTCGTCATCTACGCGGGCGGCCACCATTTCATGGAGACGCCAGTGGGTGACCAGGTGATCGCCTATTCTCTCCCCCAGCCGGGCAGGTAAAGAGCACGGATGCCCGAGTGCGAATACGCGAATTTTCACTAGGCTCCAAAGGCCGGATCGATGCCATGTCGGCTATACAGGGGTCTGCTGACGCCGAACTTCATAGAGTCCTGGACGATTGGGCCTGCTCCATCGGTGGACCGGATCCACGCCGGCAGGCGAGTCAGGGCAAAAGCCAATCGCCCTTTCTCGAATGTCAGCAATGGCGCGGCGGCTGGTTAAGGCCGGAATTGTCAAACGCCATGCCGCAATCGGCTTGAGCGACAGCCTCTCGGATGAAGGGCGCGCCGCGTTCATAACGAGCACGGACCTTTGCCTCCGGGACGATATGGCGCCCTCTTCGACCCTTGCTCCGACGCGGGCCACGCGGCGATGATCGATGAGGCGAAAAGTCGGAAGCAGCTCGTAACATGCAGGGACAGTCGTACCTTCCTATATGGTCGAGGCCCAAGCCGACATTTGTACTTTTCCGCCTCACTACAGTGAAGTGCGCAATGCCCGCCCTAAAAGGGGAAGAACCAGTGGATCGCGGCAACTGCGGCTATCCAGGTGATGAGGTTGAGCGGCAGGCCGACCTTGGTGAAGTCGAGATAGCTGTACCCCGCCATCTGATAGACCAGCACATTGGTCTGATAGCCAAAAGGGGTGGCGAATGCCGCACTGCCAGCGATCATCACCGCCACGAGGAACGGGCGCGGGCTGACGCTCAGGCTCTCCGCCAGCGCCACCGCAATCGGCGTCACCAGGACTGCGACCGTCGCATTGGACAGCAGTTCGGTGAGTATGAGCGTCGCGCCATAGAGCAGGATGAGAGCGGCCAGCGGGCCGAACAGGCCTACCCGGCTGACGAGCGCATCGGTGGCCGAGGCGGCAAGTCCGGTCTGTTCAAGCGCGATGCCGATGACGACCATGCCCACGATCAGCATCAGGATCTCGGGCCGCAGGCCGCCATAGGCTTCCTCCGGGCCGATCACGCGCAAGAGGATCAGCAGCACCGCACCCGCGAAGGCGGAGGCCGCAATGGGCGCAATGTTGAAGGCGGCGAGCGCAATGACACCAATGAAGATCGCCGTCGATACCAGCGCCCTGGTGGGCGACAGCGGCCTTTGCACGGCAAAATCCTCAACATCGCCGACCGCATCTCCGGCAATGTCCAGATGGCTGACATGGTGCGGGAGTACGGCTTCCACCCGTTCAAGCGGAGCGGGTAAAGGCCGTGCAAGCAACCGCCCGGAAAAGAGGAGGAGGTAAAGACCTCCGGTTGCGGCGACGATCAGCCCCACCGGGGTGATCTCGAAGATGGAAAAGGGCGGCTGCCCCGAAGACCGGGCCATGTCGTCGACAAGGAGATTGGTCGAGGTGCCGATCAGCGTGCAGCAGCCGCCCAGCACCGCGACATAGGAGAGCGGCATCAAAAATCGCTTGGGATCCAGCCTCAATGATTTCGCCACGTCCCGAACGACCGGCGCCGACAGCACGACGATGGGCGTGTTATTGAGAAATCCCGACGCGGCGCCACATAGCAGGATGAGGAGCCAGATGCCCAGCGCGCCGATGCGTCTGCATAACGCAACCGCCCTGGCGATCAGCAGGTCGAGCAACCCCGAGAGTTCCATCGCATGGGCAATGACGAAGAGTGAGGCGAGCGCTATGATCGCGGGGCTGCCGAATGCGCCCTGGACTTCGCTCGGGCGCACCGCGCCGGTGAGCAGCAGCAGCGCTGCCCCGGCAAGCGCGACCACATCGGCCCGTACCTTGTCCCAGATCAACGCGGCGATCACGCCGCCGAGCACGACCAGGGTAACAATTTGCGCAAGGGTCATCCCCATCGGCTAGCATAATGAGGCGGTCAACACAGGAAAAATGCGAAAAAATCTCGAAAATCCGGAAGCATAGGGGTCAATTTGCCCGGCGCGATCTGCTACGCCTGATCTCATGGCAGAACAGAATTTCCGGTCGTCCGTCCTGGGCTGGCTGATCGCCGCCGCAGCGGGTTCCGCGCTCACCTTCCTCCTTGTCGCAAAAGAACCGGTGCGCGAGCCCGTCGAAAACAAGGCCGACGTCAAGGAAAGCAAGCCGGTCGCCCAAGCACCAAAAATCCCGGTCATTCCGACGCCGCCGCCACCGCTGGACCGGGCCGCCCTGCTCGCCGCTGCGGCCCGCGCGGCGGACGCGGTAGCGAGCGGCGCCCCCCTGCCGCCGCCCAACGCTGCGCTCATCGGGCGCTCCTTCGTCCTGCGCATCGCCTTTGGCTGCGGGGAAGAAGGGCAGGATGAGACAGAACCGCAATCCTGGGCCGGCTGGACCTTCAATCCGAAGAGCCGCGCGCTGCGGTTGACGGCGCGGTCGACTGATCTTGCCGACGCGCAGTGGGTAAAGCCGCTTGCGGCCGGAATAGCCTTCGATGCGGTGGAAGGCTTCTGGATACAGCGCCCCTGGACCCGCGCGGACCAGTGCAGAGCTGAGGACGGAGGGCTGCCTCTCGCCGTGCCGAATGGCCCCGCGCAACGACTGGCGATCGCGCAATTCTACTCGCCCGAGGGATCCCGGACATTACGGCGGGGTGGGCGCCCCTATTCCTCCACTGTCAGGCTGGAAGAAGGGCGCCTCCCCTCCCCCCAAGGCTATCAGCTTCAGCTCGAAGGCAGGCTGGCCGGCTTTCCCGATGGGCAGCCGGTTCATTGTCTTCAGCAGAACCCTGCGTTCGATCCGCGCTGCCTGATCGCGGTCGAGTTTGAACGCGTGGCGTTCGTGCAGCCGGGCGTGGACGATCCGATCGTCGAGTGGCGCTAGCCAGAGCAAAAGCGCCGCAGCCTCCCGGCCACGACGCTTTGACTGGCTGACGTCAACCCGCGCTCGCGGACTGGGCAAGGACCTGCGCGGACGGCTTGTTGGCTGCGTCCACGCTGCCGTCCGCGATCATCGCCTTCGACATGGACGCAGCTTCGGCCTTGATCGCGGCATCCTCGCTTGTCTGACTGGCACCGATCAGCGCGGCGAGAAGCAGGTTCCGGTTCACCGGATTGGCCTGTTCGGCGACAGCCTTGCGGGCGAGCGGAATGGCCTCGCCATAGAGCGGCGCGGCGCCCGCCTTGTCCTGCTTGCCAAGCTTGAAATTGCCCACCTGGATGAGAATGCCCGTCAGCACGCCCCTGCTCTGCGCGTCAGTGGGCCTGGCGACCACGACCTTGCGCCAGTGGGGCAGACTTTCTTCATAGAGCGGCGCCACCGCGTCCAGCTTTTGCAGAGCAGCGTTGGCAGCTGCGGTCGCATAGAGCGCGTTGGCCAGGAAATTCACGTTGTCGATCTTGTCCGGCTGGGTCTTGACCGCGTCGCGGATCGCCGGGAGAGCAGCATCATATTTGGCAAGGGCGGTAGCATTGTCGCCTTTTTGCTGCGCCTGCTGGCCAGCGGTGAAATCCGTGACCGCCTTGTTGAAGGCCATGATCTGCTCCTGGCTGAGCGCCGGCGCGGGAGAAGAAGCCGGCGCAGAAGCAGGCGGCTGCGCGGTTGCCGGAGCCGCAGCATTGTCCTGCGCCGCGGCGGGAACAGCCAGGCAAAGCGCAAACAGGGTGGGCAGGGCACGATACATTGATTCCTCCAGATAAAGGCCGGACCCCGGTTGGAATTGCCAGGATGCGGCGAGGGTTGCTTTGCAACTGAAACTCAGGTGGCCAACAGCGTCATCGGTTCCGAAGGCGGAAATATGGCGTTGACCATCTGCACGTCCAAGGCGCCCAGACTATAAGGCTTCATCAGCATGGGTCCGTATCGGCGCAGATCGGCTGGCAGGTCGCCCGGATCGCAGCCGCCCGACGTGATCACTATCCGCATAGCGGGCCAACGAATGGAGACCTGCCGAACAAGATCAAAGCCGTTCAGTTCGCCCGGCATGTTCACGTCGGTAAACATCAGGTCGACCTTCCCGTCCAGCTGCTCAAGAAGGCCGAGCGCCTCTCCAGCGTCCTGTGCGGCAAAAACGGTAAATTCCTGTTCTA is a genomic window containing:
- a CDS encoding ectoine synthase, whose protein sequence is MIVRKLQDIRKSDRNVKSQQWESARLLLKDDNMGFSFHITTMYAGEEIHMHYQNHLEAVLVLKGNGTIEDLGTGITHQLASGVMYALNAHDRHIVRPTTDILCACVFNPPVTGREVHDENGTYPAEADMIRASALSN
- the thpD gene encoding ectoine hydroxylase — protein: MQDIYPSRHAKMAEFLPRLDPVVHSAWSKDAPIGRDQAAQFERDGYLVLENLFSSEEIAFLQSEAGQLLSDPDALEDETVISEPGSREIRSIFRIHAQSPVIARLAADNRLASVARFLLGDEVYIHQSRLNYKPGFQGKEFYWHSDFETWHVEDGMPRMRALSMSVLLAENMAHNGPLMLIPGSHRSFLTCVGQTPEDHYRMSLKRQEYGVPDEDSLAELAHRHGIVAPTGQPGSVVIFDCNIMHGSNGNITPFPRANAFLVYNALSNRLCAPFGVEKPRPEFIAARGELQPIVPVSGSMTERTGMPGQAA
- a CDS encoding MFS transporter, with the translated sequence MFLAIKPVRSILLSIFMLMAGSGFLATLISLRLNRAGSGTMTIGIVATAYFGGLIIGSLRAGGVVRRVGHIRAFAAFVALLSASTLSYVLLSHPLFWMLLRLVDGMCVAGVFVCLESWLNDRAEPQMRGSVLAAYMVALYSGQAIGQLLLGASGALPAIPFQLASILISLAIIPLCLTRSAAPAPVEASAFSIRSLLAASPLGAWGAVATGLMLGAFYGLAAVHVRRLGLDLPETARFMMFVILGGVALQWPLGRLSDRHDRRQVIIGSFAAAALVSMALSLGQDGLWLTGLGALFGGLSFALYPLCVAHCNDRLLETERVAASGRLVLLYSLGAALGPLLAAGAMTAFGTGGLFLFIALCAGLAMTVGLWRQRASEPVPVRYQQDFQVLPRTTPMASLLDPNSADETLTQGQTT
- a CDS encoding MFS transporter, which encodes MTAISSHRTVAASPTTAGDVTLRRAIAASAMGNATEWFDYGIYAYGVTYISAALFPGPTDEAVLFALATFAISFLVRPLGGLFWGPLGDRLGRKSVLALTILLMSGATLCVGLIPDHASIGLWAPALLIALRMVQGFSTGGEYGGAATFMAEYAPDDRRGFYGSFLEFGTLAGFSLGAALMLGFSLMLGDTAMHAWGWRIPFLVAAPMGLVGMYLRSKMEDTPVFRAAAALHDSGPPPSPGLPLLVRRHWRPMLVVGGLVVALNVVNYTLLSYMPTYLQRRIGLTSDQALIVPIIGMLLMMAALPFAGALSDRVGRRTMWRMSLVGLLVAVVPLYMLMATGLIGAITGFLLLGLLYVPQLATISATFPALFPTQVRFAGFAIAYNVSTSIFGGTAPAIGSGLIGLTGDELMPAYYMILACIVGLLALRFMPETAGHSLQDDPFQEKQA
- a CDS encoding mechanosensitive ion channel family protein, with the translated sequence MITNLPVSNDSISTLTRGYVTEPWMQGGLAFLLLILFAWGANWVAKRIVLRLLLRLLGQLPFHVEAKHIGAIVARLSNIVPALIIQGGIGAVPHLPVEAATFVRSLCTAFIVLTIAVALNGFLALLNDLYQRRPDAAHRPIKGYVQLGKLLVYAAAAILIIAALMDQSPLLLLSGLGAMAAVLMLVFKDTILSLVASVQIGSNDMMRVGDWIEMPQFNANGDVIDIALHTVKVQNFDKTITTIPTHRLISESFRNWRGMAESGGRRIMRSLMIDQGSVRFLDEDDMDSMGRFSVLRPYLQSKQREIEQWNAEHGAHGTINGRRLTNIGTFRAYVLVYLQSRRDIAQDKTLLVRQLAPSENGLPLEIYAFANSTIWAEYEGAQADIFDHLLAILPEFGLRLFQRPAGADLAAMTAA
- a CDS encoding membrane-bound PQQ-dependent dehydrogenase, glucose/quinate/shikimate family; protein product: MGGLIGMIGLVLTIGGAWLLIIGGSPYYLIAGMGMLVSGWLLYQRRMTGAWLYMAIVGATIIWALWEVGTNGWALVPRVIAPLVLLIGVLLVMPLLSVRPDRWKLAGGAIAGIILLTALTGFTLAQVNEPRARLALSVPSTAMADPALLQAGADWPAYGGSYSARRFSPLVQITPANVSALEQVWLTHTGDLPSQAAKNTYGAENTPLKIGDTLYVCTPKSIVIALDPRTGRQRWRFDPRVPDTAIPYTAACRGVSYYAVPQARPDQDCATRIIWGTLDARLFAIDARTGKPCQDFGSNGQVDSKIGMGETPSGYVSINSPPTIVRGVVVTGHQVLDGQDRWAPSGVIRGFDAITGKLRWAWDMMHPDWNGYPPPGQTWARGTPNMWTIASADETLGLVYLPMGNAAADYYSGLRRAPENFYATSLVALDVNTGKPRWHFQAVRKDVWDYDFGAQATLVDYRGTPALVLPSKQGDIYILDRRTGKPLTPVGVMRAPGGGVEPAQRSPFQIYSRWHTLRKPDLTERDMWGMSPVDQLICRIQFRQASYKGFFTPPESRRRSIEYPGYNGGTDWGGIAVDPRRGVIVANYNDMPNYVRLVPRAEANRRGWAPRQQARGDIGGAEGAGDPQAHTPYAIDVNAGWRMKLTGMLCKQPPYGGIRAIDMASGRTIWDRPFGTARTNGPFGIPSMLPMTIGTPNNGGAVVTASGLIFIAAATDNLIRAIDLSTGKTLWQRKLPAGGQATPMIYEAAGREYVVIYAGGHHFMETPVGDQVIAYSLPQPGR
- a CDS encoding SLC13 family permease, which gives rise to MTLAQIVTLVVLGGVIAALIWDKVRADVVALAGAALLLLTGAVRPSEVQGAFGSPAIIALASLFVIAHAMELSGLLDLLIARAVALCRRIGALGIWLLILLCGAASGFLNNTPIVVLSAPVVRDVAKSLRLDPKRFLMPLSYVAVLGGCCTLIGTSTNLLVDDMARSSGQPPFSIFEITPVGLIVAATGGLYLLLFSGRLLARPLPAPLERVEAVLPHHVSHLDIAGDAVGDVEDFAVQRPLSPTRALVSTAIFIGVIALAAFNIAPIAASAFAGAVLLILLRVIGPEEAYGGLRPEILMLIVGMVVIGIALEQTGLAASATDALVSRVGLFGPLAALILLYGATLILTELLSNATVAVLVTPIAVALAESLSVSPRPFLVAVMIAGSAAFATPFGYQTNVLVYQMAGYSYLDFTKVGLPLNLITWIAAVAAIHWFFPF